DNA sequence from the Oncorhynchus clarkii lewisi isolate Uvic-CL-2024 chromosome 24, UVic_Ocla_1.0, whole genome shotgun sequence genome:
TTTATTGGTTATTCATCTTATAATTTACATCCTAAGAGATAGCAATCCACAGGATCCACTATTCCTCCTGTCAAAAAGGTTAGTCATTCACCCTTATTCTCTCATACATGTTCAACACCCCACTGTTCACTATTCAACTTTCACTTCTCTATTTTCACTACCCGTAGCTCTCAGGCTATATAGACATTTATCTTATGCCTATTTTCACTACCCGTAGCTCTCAGGCTATATAGACATTTATCTTATGCCTATTTTCACTACCCGTAGCTCTCAGGCTACATAGACATTTATCGTATGCAGGGCTCTCACTAGCCCTGCCATGTCCACTCTCTGGGATTTAGGATCCTTGTCACTACTTTTACTTTCActacaaattaatttaaattgacttGCTGAAATTTATTGGGTTGTAAATTGACTTACTGAAATTCAGTGTGTTGTCGTGTTTAGATTCGTGAATGTGGTGTGTTCCCCCAGGCAGTCATCAGTGTAGGTCTGGTCAGGGTGGGTCCATGTCATCTTTGTTTGGACAGGTGTCTCCTTCGCATACCTTCACTGATGCTCTCCCCATTCACAATCCCACATCCAAGTTCGTGACTCCATGTAAAATTGGTCCACAGGCATCACACTATGTAGTAGAGTATGCTACTTCAAGGAATGCACAATTCCTCTTCACTTAGCGCAAAGTGATTTACCCACATCGACAATTAAAAATGTGCATTACAACATAAACATAACCAATGTTGTTTTGTAATTAAGTCATTATTAACTACAAGTACTTGACTCTGACTTCCTTGCTCCCAGGGTTCCGTGGAGCTGAGATGTGGAACCCCAACACCAAGATGAGTGAAGACTGTCTCTACCTCAACATATGGACTCCTCCCCCTTTGTTTAAGACACACCCTAAACGTTCCAAGAGCTCCTCCCCTGTTTCCTCATTAGCTCCTGTCATGGTGTGGATATACGGAGGCGGGTTCACTACAGGCACCGCCTCCCTAGACCTGTATGACGGACAAttccttagccaatcagaaggcGTCGTGGTGGTGTCTATGAACTACAGGTTGATCTGGCACAATATAATTAAACTAAAGAACCTATTTGAGCttcatgttttcatgttttaAAAATACACCGATAATAATGTTTGTTTTGATTGGACACAGGCTCGGTCCATTGGGTTTCCTGTCTCTTCCTGAGAGCGAGGGTGTCCGTGGTAACGCTGGAATGCTGGACCAGCGCTTGGCTCTGTACTGGGTAGCCAATAACATTGCTGCCTTCGGCGGAGACCCTTCAAAGGTTGCTCAGCTTTTTTCATTTTACTCTTTTTGCTGTTGTTATTCTTTGTTTTACCATGtttagttattttctgtttttatGTTGTTGTCAGGTGACGTTGTTTGGGGAAAGTGCTGGCTCTGCGTCTGTGggtctccatctcctctcccctggcAGCCATGGTCTGTTCAACAGGGCAATACTACAGAGTGGTTCCCCTAACACTCCATGGGCTGTCATGACTCAACAGCAGGCCTGGAACAGGTCCCTGTCCCTGGGTAGGCTGCTGGGTTGTCCCCTGGCACCTCTGGCTGTcctggagcagtgtctacagagAGCCCATCCAGAGGATATCATCAAGCAGCAGTACAACGTCCTCTCCTTCCCCACAATCCTAGCATTACCATTCACCCCCTCTGTCGACCAAAACTTCCTACCAGACATGCCAGAGGtgtgtatgaatttatggttgctTGTTTTGGGCCCAAAGGCACTGAAAAAACAAGCAGTTGAATCCCGTATATATTTCCAATGGCATAATGTCATAATGTCTCTTTATCTCGTCCTTTAGGTTCTGCTCCGGACGGGACACTTCCTGAAGACAGAGGTGCTGATTGGTTTGAACCAAGATGAGGGGACCTACTTCCTGGTTTACGGGGCGCCAGGATATGACATCACTAGCCAGAGCCTGATCAGCAGGGAGAACTTCCTGAAAGGGGTGGACCTAGTGTTGCCGGGATTCAGTGATGTCACGAGGGAGACAGCCATCTTCCAGTACACTGATTGGACGGATGAGAATAGTGGGATGAAGAATCGTGATTTGCTTGGGCGAATGTTGGGAGACCATGATTTTAACTGCCCTGTGCTGGAGTTTGCCCAGAGGTAAGGAAAACATATTAAAGAGTTCCACAGAGCTCTAATGCAGGGCTGTTCAATCATGTTCCTTGAGAGCTACCCACTTGTACGTTTTtaatccaaccccagttgtaactaacctgctTCAGTTCATCAACCAGGTAATTATTAGAATCAAGTGCATTAGATTAGGGTTCGCATGAAACGTACAGGATGTTAACTTCTttgcgcacccatcccgttagccggataattttcgtcaacatccgctgaattgcagagcgccaaattc
Encoded proteins:
- the LOC139382444 gene encoding cholinesterase-like isoform X1 produces the protein MVTTHTHITLSLLLFHILPATTTQVDDLIDDVIVATDRGRVRGTRLPVPGGGYVRAFLGIPYGNPPVGELRFRPPQPADGWTGVLHATRYPNSCLQPQDTLFPGFRGAEMWNPNTKMSEDCLYLNIWTPPPLFKTHPKRSKSSSPVSSLAPVMVWIYGGGFTTGTASLDLYDGQFLSQSEGVVVVSMNYRLGPLGFLSLPESEGVRGNAGMLDQRLALYWVANNIAAFGGDPSKVTLFGESAGSASVGLHLLSPGSHGLFNRAILQSGSPNTPWAVMTQQQAWNRSLSLGRLLGCPLAPLAVLEQCLQRAHPEDIIKQQYNVLSFPTILALPFTPSVDQNFLPDMPEVLLRTGHFLKTEVLIGLNQDEGTYFLVYGAPGYDITSQSLISRENFLKGVDLVLPGFSDVTRETAIFQYTDWTDENSGMKNRDLLGRMLGDHDFNCPVLEFAQRYTEHGGKARLFLFDHHSSTNPWPAWMGVMHGYEIEFVFGMPLNRTLGYLEEEVVMSRRMMKYWANMARTGNPSIEEGDWPLFTVDQQEYITLNSSPPHTKKRLAAHQCQFWNNFLPKLQDVTVSVDELEQQWRNHFHRWMSYMLEWKNYYSDHSLSSPEGQKQQDCDQRPLEPYTFD
- the LOC139382444 gene encoding cholinesterase-like isoform X3, which encodes MVTTHTHITLSLLLFHILPATTTQVDDLIDDVIVATDRGRVRGTRLPVPGGGYVRAFLGIPYGNPPVGELRFRPPQPADGWTGVLHATRYPNSCLQPQDTLFPGFRGAEMWNPNTKMSEDCLYLNIWTPPPLFKTHPKRSKSSSPVSSLAPVMVWIYGGGFTTGTASLDLYDGQFLSQSEGVVVVSMNYRLGPLGFLSLPESEGVRGNAGMLDQRLALYWVANNIAAFGGDPSKVTLFGESAGSASVGLHLLSPGSHGLFNRAILQSGSPNTPWAVMTQQQAWNRSLSLGRLLGCPLAPLAVLEQCLQRAHPEDIIKQQYNVLSFPTILALPFTPSVDQNFLPDMPEVLLRTGHFLKTEVLIGLNQDEGTYFLVYGAPGYDITSQSLISRENFLKGVDLVLPGFSDVTRETAIFQYTDWTDENSGMKNRDLLGRMLGDHDFNCPVLEFAQRYTEHGGKARLFLFDHHSSTNPWPAWMGVMHGYEIEFVFGMPLNRTLGYLEEEVVMSRRMMKYWANMARTGNPSIEEGDWPLFTVDQQEYITLNSSPPHTKKRLAAHQCQFWNNFLPKLQDVTGC
- the LOC139382444 gene encoding acetylcholinesterase-like isoform X2; the protein is MVTTHTHITLSLLLFHILPATTTQVDDLIDDVIVATDRGRVRGTRLPVPGGGYVRAFLGIPYGNPPVGELRFRPPQPADGWTGVLHATRYPNSCLQPQDTLFPGFRGAEMWNPNTKMSEDCLYLNIWTPPPLFKTHPKRSKSSSPVSSLAPVMVWIYGGGFTTGTASLDLYDGQFLSQSEGVVVVSMNYRLGPLGFLSLPESEGVRGNAGMLDQRLALYWVANNIAAFGGDPSKVTLFGESAGSASVGLHLLSPGSHGLFNRAILQSGSPNTPWAVMTQQQAWNRSLSLGRLLGCPLAPLAVLEQCLQRAHPEDIIKQQYNVLSFPTILALPFTPSVDQNFLPDMPEVLLRTGHFLKTEVLIGLNQDEGTYFLVYGAPGYDITSQSLISRENFLKGVDLVLPGFSDVTRETAIFQYTDWTDENSGMKNRDLLGRMLGDHDFNCPVLEFAQRYTEHGGKARLFLFDHHSSTNPWPAWMGVMHGYEIEFVFGMPLNRTLGYLEEEVVMSRRMMKYWANMARTGNPSIEEGDWPLFTVDQQEYITLNSSPPHTKKRLAAHQCQFWNNFLPKLQDVTAVQGLSDAASGPSRCLWCPN